The proteins below come from a single Deinococcus humi genomic window:
- a CDS encoding MaoC family dehydratase, whose protein sequence is MRPEELSSRIGQEVALSEWVVVDQARIDAFADATGDHQFIHVDPQQAAAGPFGTTIAHGFLTLSLLAGEFMSRGGAVDIEGVQMTVNYGLNRVRFVSPVKAGSRLRNRAVLQSADHGAGFIQITVLNTIEIEGEQRPAATAESVFRVYL, encoded by the coding sequence ATGCGCCCCGAAGAACTCAGTTCAAGAATCGGGCAGGAGGTGGCCCTCTCGGAATGGGTGGTGGTAGATCAGGCACGCATCGACGCCTTTGCAGACGCCACCGGGGACCACCAGTTCATCCACGTCGACCCGCAGCAGGCCGCCGCCGGGCCATTTGGCACCACCATTGCCCACGGCTTCCTGACGCTGTCGCTGCTGGCCGGGGAGTTCATGAGCCGCGGCGGCGCTGTCGACATTGAGGGCGTGCAGATGACGGTCAACTACGGCCTGAACCGCGTGCGCTTCGTCTCACCCGTGAAAGCTGGTAGCCGTCTGCGCAACCGCGCCGTGCTGCAGTCCGCCGATCACGGTGCGGGCTTCATACAGATCACGGTGTTGAACACGATTGAAATTGAGGGCGAGCAGCGGCCAGCGGCGACAGCGGAGAGTGTCTTCCGGGTTTATTTGTGA